One part of the Eptesicus fuscus isolate TK198812 chromosome 20, DD_ASM_mEF_20220401, whole genome shotgun sequence genome encodes these proteins:
- the RANGRF gene encoding ran guanine nucleotide release factor yields MEPTQDYPLFGGAFSATLPPGAIDVSDLRPVPDNQEVFCHRVTDQSLIVELLELQAHVRGEEAARYHFEDVGGVQGARSVQVEAVQPLLLENLALRGCCEEAWVLSGKQRVAKENQQVAKDVTLHQALLRLTQYQTDLLLTFNQPPPDNRSSLDPENLSLPPWSLGDFEQLVTSLTLHDPNIFGPQ; encoded by the exons ATGGAGCCCACGCAAGACTATCCACTGTTTGGGGGCGCCTTCTCCGCCACGCTCCCTCCCGGGGCCATTGACGTAAG CGACCTCCGACCGGTCCCGGACAACCAAGAAGTTTTTTGCCACCGCGTGACGGACCAGAGCCTGATCGTGGAACTTCTAGAGCTGCAGGCCCACGTGCGGGGAGAGGAGGCCGCGCG GTACCACTTTGAGGACGTtggtggggtgcagggggctAGGTCTGTTCAAGTGGAGGCTGTGCAGCCCCTCCTTTTGGAGAACCTGGCCCTGAGGGGCTGCTGTGAAGAAGCCTGGGTCCTCTCAGGCAAGCAGCGGGTAGCTAAAGAGAACCAGCAG GTGGCAAAGGACGTGACACTGCACCAGGCCTTGCTGAGGCTGACTCAGTACCAGACTGATCTCCTGCTCACCTTCAATCAGCCCCC CCCTGACAATAGGTCATCTCTTGACCCTGAAAATCTGTCACTTCCACCCTGGAGCCTGGGTGACTTTGAACAGCTGGTGACCAGTCTGACTCTTCATGATCCCAACATCTTTGGTCCCCAGTAA
- the PFAS gene encoding phosphoribosylformylglycinamidine synthase, with the protein MSSVLHFYVRPSGHEDAAAGHTRRKLQGKLPELQSVKTELCYNVNWTAESLPSAEEMKKLIWLFGCPLLLDDVSQESWLHPGSSDLLLEVGPRLNFSTPTSTNIVSVCRATGLEAGDRVEITRRYLLSFAHPPSAEMEAIALATLYDRMTEQHFPSPIQSFSVGCIPPPLDDRINILAEGRPALEKANQELGLALDSWDLDFYTKRFQELQRNPSTVEAFDLAQSNSEHSRHWFFKGRLHVDGQELTQSLFESIMSTQAFSNPNNVLKFCDNSSAIQGKEVRFLRPEDPTHPSCFRQQQGLRHVVFTAETHNFPTGVAPFSGATTGTGGRIRDVQCTGRGAHVVAGTAGYCFGNLHIPGYSLPWEDPSFQYPGNFARPLEVAIEASNGASDYGNKFGEPVLAGFARSFGLQLPDSQRREWIKPIMFSGGIGSMEAEHVSKEPPEPGMDVVKVGGPVYRIGMGGGAASSVQVQGDNASDLDFGAVQRGDPEMEQKMNRVIRACVEAPKGNPICSLHDQGAGGNGNVLKELSDPAGAIIYTSCFQLGDPTLNALEIWGAEYQESNALLLRHSDGEFLCRVSARERCPACFVGTITGDGRIVLVDDRPCPVGRNGQGDAPLMPSTTPVDLELDWVLGKMPRKEFFLQRTLPLLQPLVLPPGLSVRQALERVLRLPAVASKRYLTNKVDRSVGGLVAQQQCVGPLQTPLADVAVVALSHQELVGAATALGEQPVKSLLDPKAAARLAVAEALTNLVFALVTDLRDVKCSANWMWAAKLPGEGAALADACEAMVAVMAALGVAVDGGKDSLSMAARVGSETVLAPGSLVISAYAVCPDITATVTPDLKCPGGRGCLLYVPLSPGQHRLGGTALAQCFSQLGEQPPNLDLPENLVCAFSVTQGLLRDRLLCSGHDVSDGGLITCLLEMAFAGNCGIEVDVPASEVDVLPVLFAEEPGLVLEVQETDLAQVLKRYQGAGLHCLELGHTGHLGPHAMVRVSVNGAVALEEPVGQLRALWEETSFQLDRLQAEPSCVAEEEQGLRERTGPRYRLPPSFPKMSVPYEPGGPTPRVAILREEGSNGDREMADAFHLAGFEVWDVTMQDLCRRAIKLDTFRGLAFVGGFSYADVLGSAKGWAAAVTFNPQAGAELRRFRKRPDTFSLGVCNGCQLLALLGWVGGNPTEEEEEMGHDSRAAQPGLLLRHNLSGRFESRWASVRVGPGPALMLRGMEGAVLPVWSAHGEGYMAFSSPELQAQIEAKGLAPLHWADDDGNPTEQYPLNPNGSPGGVAGVCSLDGRHLALMPHPERAVRPWQWAWQPPPFDTLTTSPWLQLFVNAWNWTREGGC; encoded by the exons TTTGCCCACCCCCCTTCAGCTGAGATGGAGGCCATTGCTCTGGCAACTCTGTATGACCGGATGACGGAGCAGCACTTCCCTAGTCCCATCCAGAGCTTCTCCGTTGGGTGTATCCCACCACCCCTCGATGACCGAATCAACATACTGGCTGAGGGACGGCCTGCCTTGGAGAAAGCCAACCAGGAGCTAG GTCTGGCCCTAGACTCCTGGGACCTGGATTTCTACACCAAGCGCTTCCAGGAGCTGCAGCGGAACCCTAGCACTGTGGAGGCCTTTGACTTGGCTCAGTCCAATAG TGAGCACAGCCGACACTGGTTCTTCAAGGGCCGACTCCACGTGGATGGGCAGGAGCTGACACAGTCGCTCTTTGAGTCCATCATGAGCACCCAGGCATTCTCGAATCCCAACAACGTCCTCAAGTTCTGTGATAACAGCAG TGcaatccaggggaaggaagtccgATTCCTGCGGCCTGAGGACCCCACACATCCAAGCTGCTTCcggcagcagcaggggctgagaCATGTTGTCTTCACAGCAGAGACCCACAACTTCCCCACAG GAGTAGCCCCCTTCAGTGGCGCAACCACAGGCACAGGGGGCCGGATCCGAGATGTCCAGTGCACGGGACGTGGGGCCCATGTGGTGGCTGGCACTGCCGGCTATTGCTTTGGAAATCTGCACATCCCAG gtTACAGTCTGCCCTGGGAGGATCCGAGCTTCCAGTATCCTGGGAACTTTGCCCGACCCCTCGAGGTTGCCATTGAGGCCAGTAATGGGGCTTCTGACTATGGCAACAAGTTTGGGGAACCAGTGCTGGCCG GCTTTGCCCGCTCTTTTGGCCTCCAGCTCCCAGACAGCCAGCGGCGTGAGTGGATCAAGCCCATCATGTTTAGTGGGGGCATTGGTTCCATGGAAGCTGAGCACGTGAGCAAGGAGCCCCCAGAGCCAG GCATGGATGTCGTAAAGGTTGGGGGTCCTGTGTACAGGATTGGAATGGGGGGCGGAGCTGCTTCGTCCGTCCAG GTGCAGGGAGACAACGCCAGTGACCTGGACTTCGGGGCTGTGCAGCGGGGAGACCCGGAGATGGAACAGAAGATGAACCGTGTGATCCGGGCTTGTGTGGAGgcccccaagggaaaccccatcTGCAGCCTCCATGACCAGGGTGCTGGTGGCAATG GCAATGTCCTAAAGGAGCTGAGCGACCCGGCTGGAGCCATTATTTACACCAGCTGCTTCCAG CTCGGGGACCCCACCCTGAACGCCCTGGAAATCTGGGGGGCTGAGTACCAGGAGTCGAATGCGCTTCTGCTGAGGCACTCAGATGGGGAATTCCTGTGTCGTGTCAGTGCCCGGGAACGCTGCCCAgcttgctttgtgggcaccatcACTGGAGACGGGAGA ATAGTGCTGGTGGATGATCGGCCGTGTCCTGTGGGAAGAAATGGCCAGGGAGATGCCCCCTTGATGCCTAGCACAACCCCTGTGGACCTGGAGCTGGACTGGGTGCTGGGCAAGATGCCTCGGAAG GAGTTCTTCCTCCAGAGGACTCTCCCTTTGCTGCAGCCTCTGGTCCTGCCTCCGGGGCTGAGCGTGCGCCAGGCCCTGGAGCGGGTCCTGAGGTTGCCTGCTGTGGCCAGCAAGCGCTACCTCACCAACAAG GTGGACCGCTCCGTGGGTGGCCTGGTGGCCCAGCAGCAGTGTGTCGGGCCCCTGCAGACTCCTCTAGCAGACGTGGCAGTTGTGGCACTGAGTCACCAGGAGCTCGTAGGGGCTGCCACAGCCCTGGGAGAGCAGCCGGTCAAGAGCCTGCTGGACCCCAAGGCTGCTGCCCGGCTGGCTGTGGCCGAGGCCCTCACCAACCTGGTGTTTGCTCTAGTCACTGACCTCCGG GATGTGAAGTGCAGTGCGAACTGGATGTGGGCAGCCAAGCTtccaggggagggggcggctcTGGCCGATGCCTGTGAGGCTATGGTGGCAGTGATGGCGGCCCTGGGGGTGGCAGTGGATGGCGGCAAGGACTCCCTCAGCATGGCAGCCCGGGTTGGCTCTGAGACTGTGTTGGCTCCTG GGTCACTGGTCATCTCAGCCTATGCTGTCTGTCCAGACATTACAGCCACTGTGACCCCAGACCTCAAGTGTCCTGGAGGGAGAG GCTGTCTGCTGTATGTGCCCCTGAGTCCTGGGCAGCACCGGCTGGGGGGCacagccctggcccagtgcttcTCCCAGCTTGGTGAGCAACCTCCCAACCTGGACCTTCCTGAGAACTTGGTGTGTGCCTTCAGCGTCACCCAGGGGCTGCTGAGAG aCCGCCTCCTCTGCTCAGGCCATGATGTCAGTGATGGGGGTCTCATCACCTGCCTGCTAGAGATGGCCTTTGCTGGGAATTGTGGGATAGAGGTGGACGTGCCTGCCTCTGAGGTCGATG TGCTGCCTGTGCTGTTCGCTGAGGAGCCAGGCCTGGTACTGGAGGTGCAGGAGACAGACCTGGCCCAGGTGCTAAAGCGCTACCAGGGTGCTGGCCTCCACTGCCTGGAGCTGGGCCACACGGGTCACCTCGGGCCCCATGCCATG GTCCGGGTGTCAGTGAACGGGGCTGTGGCTCTGGAGGAGCCTGTTGGGCAGCTGCGAGCCCTCTGGGAAGAGACGAGTTTCCAGCTGGACCGGCTGCAGGCAGAGCCGAGCTGTGTGGCAGAGGAGGAACAAGGGCTGAGGGAGCGGACGGGGCCCCGCTACCGCCTGCCCCCCAGCTTTCCCAAAATGTCCGTGCCCTACGAGCCTG GTGGTCCCACCCCCCGAGTCGCCATCTTGCGAGAGGAGGGCAGTAACGGAGACCGGGAGATGGCCGATGCCTTCCACTTGGCTGGGTTCGAG GTGTGGGATGTGACCATGCAAGACCTCTGCCGGAGGGCAATCAAGCTGGACACGTTCCGCGGTCTGGCCTTCGTGGGCGGCTTCAGCTACGCAGATGTCCTGGGCTCTGCCAAAG GGTGGGCAGCTGCCGTGACCTTTAATCCACAGGCCGGGGCTGAGCTGAGGCGCTTCCGGAAGCGGCCAGACACCTTCAGCCTGGGCGTGTGTAACGGCTGTCAGCTGCTGGctctgctgggctgggtgggaggcaaccccaccgaggaggaagaggagatgggCCACGACTCCCGGgcagcccagcccggcctcctGCTTCGCCACAACCTGTCTGGGCGTTTTGAGTCTCGCTGGGCCAGTGTGCGTGTGGGGCCCGGGCCAGCCCTGATGCTCCGAGGGATGGAGGGTGCCGTGCTGCCTGTGTGGAGCGCCCATGGTGAAG gTTACATGGCATTTTCTTCTCCGGAACTCCAAGCCCAGATCGAGGCCAAGGGCTTGGCTCCACTGCACTGGGCAGACGATGACGGGAACCCCACGGAACAGTACCCCCTCAATCCCAACGGgtccccagggggcgtggctggtgtctgctctcttgATGGCCGCCACCTGGCCCTCATGCCTCACCCTGAGCGGGCTGTGAGGCCCTGGCAGTGGGCATGGCAGCCCCCTCCGTTCGACACTCTCACCACCTCCCCCTGGCTCCAGCTCTTCGTCAATGCCTGGAACTGGACCCGGGAAGGAGGCTGCTGA